CGTTCCAACCCCGCCCGGTCATGGACCCGGATGGCCCGGCCGTTGACCGAAACAAGCCCCCGATTCTGCAACCGCTTGAAGACCCGGGAGAGTCCTTCAGGGGTAGCTCCGAGCATTTTGGCCAGTTCCCGATGGGTCAGGGGCAATCGGATATCCAGGGTCTCCCCGTCAGCCACCCGTGGCGCGGCATGGAGCAAAAACGTCGCCACCCGTTGCGGCAGTTCTTTGAGCGACAGGGTTTCCACCAATTGCATGGATTCCTTGAGCCGCCGTGAAAGGACCAGAAGCATAGGAAAAATCAGCGACGGCGCTTCCCGGGCCAGATTTTCAAAGGTCCGTCCCGGCAGAATCACAATCTCGCTGGATTCCAATGCCGCGGCATTGGCTGGATATCCCTGCTCTTCAAAAGCCGCGCACAGACAAAACGGCTCCCCCGGGCCGAACAGATACAAGGTCTGCTCCTTGCCCTCCGCAGAACTGCGGTAGATTTTCACCTGTCCGGAAAGCACGAGATAGAAGGCGCGGACCGGCTCCTCCTGACTGACGATGATCTCCCCCGGCCTGAAGACCTTGACCCTGGCCTCGCGAGCCAGCAGGGCCAGCTGGTTTGCATCAAGGTCCTGGAAAAAAGCGATCTCGCGCAACCTGTCCACCGTTTGCATACCATGTCTATCCATTTGGTAAATAATTCCAGCAGTGTCCACCGCTTCCCGCACCGGCGTGACACTGCCTTGATCTGCATCAATGCCCCGCCGGCCCGGCATTGGATATAAGCATTGCAACACAACGCCCAGGAAGACAAGGCATCATTCGGGAGGTCTCGATCTCAGGCGCAGGCACCAGGTTCCGGCCGCTGCCCAGAAAGGGCAACCATACGGTACCCGCCTCTGGGGAACCATCGCTTCACACAAACGGGATTCTTGTTTTTTTAAAAGGACTTTGATATTCTGCAATTGTGTTTTCCCTCTGCACTGTGGCCCTGTCCTCTGTTGTAGCAATCCTCCTTCCGGGCAAAGCCGGGGCCTGATCGGGTCCCGGCTTTGCTTTGGGCCTGTCCCGTACTCCCATTCCCACCCAAATTCATAAAAAGGCTTACTTTTTCCGCTCTGTTGCCATTTAAAGCGTGTGCAACGCGGTGCTCACCCCCTTGAGATCTCCTGCGGACAATTCGTCTTGTGTCCTCTCCGGAGTCCTGCTACCTCTCACTGAGATCGTGAAATTCCTCTCTTAATTCGATAACGTACGCAACGCCTCAACGACTGGCCGCGAAACCAGTCCAACAAAGGAGCATGTATGTCCCAGACCAAAGACAATCTGAAGACGGCTTTTGCCGGCGAATCCCAGGCCAACCGCAAATATCTTGCCTACGCCGAGAAGGCGGACAAAGAGGGCTATCCGCAGGTGGCCAAACTCTTTCGCGCTGCGGCCAGGGCCGAAACGATCCATGCCCACGCCCATCTCCGCCTGCTCAAGGGCATCGGCAGCACCGAAGACAACCTCAAGGACGCCATTTCCGGGGAGAGCTACGAGTTCAACACCATGTACCCCGAAATGATCGAACAGGCCAAAAGCGAAAAGGAAAACGCCGCCGCTCGCTACTTCGGCTTTGCCAATGAAGCCGAAAAGGTCCACGCCGAACTCTACCAGAAGGCCCTGGACAATCCCGCGGGCCTGCCGGAGGTCGATTATTGGATCTGCAGCGTCTGCGGGCACACCATGGAAGGCCAGCCTGAGGAGAAATGTCCCATCTGCGGGGCGCAGCCCTCAGCCTATTTCCAATCCGAATAACTTCTGTCCGCCTGCTTGGACGCAGAAAGCCCCCGGCGACTCCCGCCGGGGGCTTTCTGCGTGTCTCACCTGAATGCGATCGCGCAAAGACCTTCAAGACTGCGGGGCGGACGGAGCCTCAGCCGATATCCTCCCACAACAGCCCCATGATCTCTCGCTTGATGCGTGTAAATTCTGGCGAAAGCGTCGCTTCGTGGTCACGGGGACGCGACAGGGGGATCGGGATACGCTCTTTGATCGCCCCGGGGCGGCGGGACATGACATAGACGGTGTCCGCCAGCAAAATAGCTTCGTCGATATCGTGGGTGATAAACAGGATGGTCGATTCCTCTTCACGCCAGACATCGAGCAAAAGCTCCTGCAATATAAGCCGGGTCTGAGCGTCCAGGGCGCCGAAAGGCTCATCCATCAACAGCATCTGGGGCTGATTGGCCAGCACCCGGGCAATGGCCACCCGCTGCTTCATGCCCCCGGACAACTCCTTGGGCAAAGCGTTTTCAAAATCCGTGAGCCCGACCAGTTCCAGATACCGCCGGGCGATGCGTTGCCGTTTCGCGGTCGGCACCTGCCGGAGTCTGAGACCGAACTCGATATTCTTGCGCACCGTGAGCCAGGGAAAGAGGGTGTAGGACTGGAAGACCATGCCCCGTTCCGCGCCGGGACCGGTGATCTCCCGGCCCTGCAGGCGGACACTGCCTGAGCTGGCCTCTTCGAGTCCGGCCACGATATTGAGCAGGGTCGATTTGCCACACCCGCTGGGACCGACCACAACGGCAAATTCCCCGGTCGCAATCTCCAGGTCGATATTTTCCAGGGCGTGGACCGGCCCTTTGGCGGAGTCAAAAACCTTCCCCATCGCATCCAAAGCCAAAAGCGGCATACCTTTCCTTTCCTTCGAATCCGTGAACGGTTCTCTCAGGCCGTTGACAATCTCCCAATGGCTTCGCTGCTGCACAACGTTCCCCCTTGCACGTACGGATACGTACGCTGCGAACTTGAACGTTGTGTCGCCGTCCCTTGGGATTTTTGAACGACCTGCATTATACGGAATTTTTCAACAGTCAGCGAAGGTTCCTTCTCCAAGTGGGCGCATCACTGTTTCTCGCTCCAGGGTACGACCAGCCGGGTGAGGAGTTTGAACAGACAGTCCGTGGCCAGTCCGAGCAGACCGATAATGATCAGCCCGGCGAAGATACGGTCGATGGCCAGAAACCGCTGGGCCCGCAGGATCATATACCCCAGCCCGGAATTGGCGGCCACGAGTTCGGCCACCACCAGGTAGGTCCAGGCCCAGCCGATGGTGATCCGGAGATTATCCAGAATACCAGGCAACGCGCCGGGAAAGAGCACCAAACGATAGGACTGGGCCCGGGATGCCCCCAGCGTGGCCGCCGCTCGGGTCAGATCCGCTGGCACAGCAGCCACGGAATCGACGACCATAAGCACGAGTTGGAAAAAGGTCCCCAGAAAAATGACCACAAATTTCTGGGCGTCACCGATCCCGAAATAGAGCAGGGTCAAAGGGACCAGAGCCACCACCGGCAAATACCTGGCGAATTCGATCAGCGGTGCGCAGATCGCCGCAGTGCGCTTCGACGTGGCGATGGCCAGCCCCAGGGGAACGCCAAACAGTACTGCCAGGGCCCAGCCGACCATGACCCGGTACGTCGAGGCCCAGGTGTAGGCCAGGAGGACCCCTTCGCGGTGCATCTCCACAAATGCCCCCAGGACCGCATCGGGACGGGGCAGGAACAATTCCTTGACCCAGCCGCTATAGGCGGCCAGGGCCCACAGGGCCAACAACACCAAAAAGGACAGGGCGATCAACCCTGTCCTTTTGCCGTGTTTTGCAAAGAGGCGGCTTTGAGCCATACGACTAGTCAGCAACCTGGTTGACGTATTCGGAGGTCACCAATTCCTCGGCCTTGACCGGCGATTGGATAATGCCCTTCGAGCGCCAGAAATCCAGGGCCCGGTCTGCCACCTCGTAAATATTGCCGGAGGTCGAGGGGTCAAAAAACGTTTTGTTCCCCTTTTCGCCGATAAAGCGGACCCCTTCGGCCATGCTGGCCATCTCTTCGGTACTGAGCCCCATCGCCTCGGCCATAATGGCATTGCCCTTGTCAGGATGGGCTCGATACCAGTCAATGGCCCGGAACCAGGACCGGGTCAGACCGGCGGGGACCTGAGGGTGCTCGGCCACGAAGTCGCTGTTGAGAACCACGACATCGACAATAGTCTTGGGCATCTCCGCACTGGAAATGAGCACGTGGCCGCCCTCGCGCTGATCGCTCTTGGAGAGCCAAGGCTCCCAGGTCACTGCGGCATCGAGCTTGCCGGCCACAAAAGCCGCGCCAGCGTTGGAGGAGCCCATCTCGTGGAAGGTCATGGACTGCTCGTCGACACCGTATTTATCCAGGATACTCAAGAAAAAGAAATAGGAGGTCGAGGATTTGTCGAGGCCGATGTCCTTGCCGGCCAGATCCGCAACACTCTGGATCTCCTCAGTGGCGATGATCCCGTCCCCGCCGGCGGATTCATCCATGGCAAAGACAACCACTTCCGAAGTCCCTTTGGCGAAGTGGATGACTTCACGGTCGATGACGTTGCCCAGGCCGTCGATATTGCCCGAGGCCAACGCGGCAGCGTACTGGGCCTCGTCCTCGATGATAAAGAGGTCCATATCGATATTTTCGTCTTCGAAATACCCGTTTTCCTGGGCGATATACAACGGTCCATACCCCACCCAGGTGGCGTGGGCCAGGCGGACCGGTGTCATTTCAGCCATCGCGCCACCGGCGCTGAAAAGACAGAGCAGGACAACAAACAGAACAATTCGGCGGATCGGCATGAGACACTCCTCCAGTATGATTTGAGAAAAAATCCTCATAGTCGATTTCCCCATGAAAAGCAAGACATTGCCGCTTGCGCTCAAAAAAAGACGGCCCCCGTGATTCGGAACCGTCTTGCTTGCAGTCTGGAGCCGCTTGCCCCGGGCAGGAGACCTTATTCGTCAGCGTCGAGTACCCGGCGCACCTTGCGGGCGAGTCCTTCCATGGAAAACGGTTTCTGGATAAAGGCGAGCCCAGGCTCGACCATGCCCTGTTTGACAATGACATTATCTGTGTAGCCGGACATA
The sequence above is drawn from the Desulfohalobium retbaense DSM 5692 genome and encodes:
- a CDS encoding Crp/Fnr family transcriptional regulator; translated protein: MQTVDRLREIAFFQDLDANQLALLAREARVKVFRPGEIIVSQEEPVRAFYLVLSGQVKIYRSSAEGKEQTLYLFGPGEPFCLCAAFEEQGYPANAAALESSEIVILPGRTFENLAREAPSLIFPMLLVLSRRLKESMQLVETLSLKELPQRVATFLLHAAPRVADGETLDIRLPLTHRELAKMLGATPEGLSRVFKRLQNRGLVSVNGRAIRVHDRAGLERLSHGVE
- a CDS encoding rubrerythrin family protein, with protein sequence MSQTKDNLKTAFAGESQANRKYLAYAEKADKEGYPQVAKLFRAAARAETIHAHAHLRLLKGIGSTEDNLKDAISGESYEFNTMYPEMIEQAKSEKENAAARYFGFANEAEKVHAELYQKALDNPAGLPEVDYWICSVCGHTMEGQPEEKCPICGAQPSAYFQSE
- a CDS encoding ABC transporter ATP-binding protein; translation: MPLLALDAMGKVFDSAKGPVHALENIDLEIATGEFAVVVGPSGCGKSTLLNIVAGLEEASSGSVRLQGREITGPGAERGMVFQSYTLFPWLTVRKNIEFGLRLRQVPTAKRQRIARRYLELVGLTDFENALPKELSGGMKQRVAIARVLANQPQMLLMDEPFGALDAQTRLILQELLLDVWREEESTILFITHDIDEAILLADTVYVMSRRPGAIKERIPIPLSRPRDHEATLSPEFTRIKREIMGLLWEDIG
- a CDS encoding ABC transporter permease, which gives rise to MAQSRLFAKHGKRTGLIALSFLVLLALWALAAYSGWVKELFLPRPDAVLGAFVEMHREGVLLAYTWASTYRVMVGWALAVLFGVPLGLAIATSKRTAAICAPLIEFARYLPVVALVPLTLLYFGIGDAQKFVVIFLGTFFQLVLMVVDSVAAVPADLTRAAATLGASRAQSYRLVLFPGALPGILDNLRITIGWAWTYLVVAELVAANSGLGYMILRAQRFLAIDRIFAGLIIIGLLGLATDCLFKLLTRLVVPWSEKQ
- a CDS encoding ABC transporter substrate-binding protein; its protein translation is MPIRRIVLFVVLLCLFSAGGAMAEMTPVRLAHATWVGYGPLYIAQENGYFEDENIDMDLFIIEDEAQYAAALASGNIDGLGNVIDREVIHFAKGTSEVVVFAMDESAGGDGIIATEEIQSVADLAGKDIGLDKSSTSYFFFLSILDKYGVDEQSMTFHEMGSSNAGAAFVAGKLDAAVTWEPWLSKSDQREGGHVLISSAEMPKTIVDVVVLNSDFVAEHPQVPAGLTRSWFRAIDWYRAHPDKGNAIMAEAMGLSTEEMASMAEGVRFIGEKGNKTFFDPSTSGNIYEVADRALDFWRSKGIIQSPVKAEELVTSEYVNQVAD